One stretch of Cohnella algarum DNA includes these proteins:
- a CDS encoding LacI family DNA-binding transcriptional regulator: MVTIKDIAKLAGVSPSTVSRVVSNHPRISIETSRKVKKIMEELGYHPNVMAKSLVSKTTHTLGIMLPRPAEELFRNDFFGELLRGVVTQATRMGYDLLMTTATSDQDEVGTISRLVRGRRVDGIVLLSSRRDDPIISFLQEESFPFVLIGRSEAYADALMVDNNNVLAAYDATRHLIAQGHERIGFVSGPPNLTLSHDRLKGYEKALAESGLAARPDWIVEGEFLQESGFRAMSFVMGLPERPTALVVIDDNVAFGVMRGLSELGYRVPDDICVVGFNNIPLAELASPPLSSIDIGTYQLGYTAVQALLRRVQGEPSLQNPVIIPHRLVVRDSSINPALKRS; encoded by the coding sequence ATGGTCACCATCAAAGATATCGCAAAGCTCGCCGGCGTTTCGCCCTCGACGGTATCGCGGGTCGTCTCGAACCATCCGCGCATCAGCATCGAAACGTCGCGCAAAGTCAAAAAAATTATGGAAGAGCTCGGCTACCACCCCAATGTGATGGCCAAGAGCCTCGTCTCCAAAACGACGCACACGCTCGGCATCATGCTGCCGAGGCCCGCGGAGGAGCTGTTCCGCAACGATTTTTTCGGCGAGCTGCTGCGCGGCGTCGTCACCCAGGCGACGCGCATGGGCTATGATTTGCTCATGACGACGGCCACTTCCGACCAGGACGAGGTCGGAACGATTTCCCGGCTCGTCCGGGGGCGCCGGGTGGACGGAATCGTCCTGCTCAGCTCGCGCCGGGACGATCCGATCATCTCGTTTTTGCAGGAGGAGTCGTTTCCGTTCGTGCTGATCGGACGCAGCGAAGCGTACGCCGACGCGCTGATGGTCGACAACAACAACGTGCTCGCCGCGTACGACGCGACCCGGCATCTGATCGCCCAAGGCCACGAGCGCATCGGCTTCGTCAGCGGACCGCCGAACCTTACGCTGTCCCACGACCGGCTGAAAGGCTATGAAAAGGCGCTGGCCGAATCGGGGCTGGCCGCGCGCCCCGACTGGATCGTCGAGGGCGAGTTTTTGCAGGAGAGCGGGTTTCGGGCGATGTCGTTCGTCATGGGCTTGCCGGAGCGCCCGACCGCGCTTGTCGTCATCGACGACAACGTCGCCTTCGGCGTCATGAGGGGGCTGTCCGAGCTCGGCTATCGCGTGCCGGACGATATTTGCGTCGTCGGCTTCAACAACATTCCGCTGGCGGAGCTCGCTTCGCCGCCGCTCAGCTCGATCGATATCGGCACCTATCAGCTCGGCTATACCGCCGTTCAGGCGCTGCTGCGTCGCGTGCAGGGAGAGCCGTCGCTGCAAAATCCGGTCATCATCCCGCACCGGCTCGTCGTTCGCGATTCGTCCATCAATCCCGCGTTAAAAAGGAGCTGA
- a CDS encoding alpha-amylase family glycosyl hydrolase yields the protein MRRAAVWLILIGLLAGCTGGGGDASPPAAVSAPASGEAAAPGSDSAGTGAGSGESKSPSPASPSPASSLAPAAGWEADEQPSAVYYEIFVRSFYDSDGDGIGDLNGVAEKLDYLGELGVGGIWLMPINASPSYHGYDVTDYYAVHSDYGTLEDFRHLLEAAHARGIKVIMDLVVNHTSSEHPWFKEALADPDSPYRSWYTIRPSAEKTPSDNAASSGSPWHDAGNEKYLGIFWGGMPDLNFDEPAVREEMIEIGRFWLEQGVDGFRLDAAKHIYGDFASTVHSEEVAAKNKAWWQEFRKGLRETNPDAYLVGEIWDSTSMIAPLLDRALDSGFNFDLAGRILDAAQGERDPDVAFGLKRVYGAYGKASGGAFTDAVFLANHDQNRVMSVLGGNADRARMAAAVLLTLPGNPFLYYGEEIGMLGMKPDEAIREPMLWYEGAEGGPGQTSWQTPRYSKPGTVSVEAQERDERSLLRHYRTLIGWRNELPELRDGDIDEYKTGNPKLGAFIRKTGDSRVLVVHNMSGEPQEAELAPSGLYGSFQKIERQTGGETDTAALDGTTLRLAPYSSVVLR from the coding sequence ATGAGGCGAGCGGCCGTCTGGCTGATTCTGATCGGCCTGCTGGCAGGCTGTACCGGGGGAGGAGGAGACGCTTCTCCCCCTGCCGCCGTTTCGGCTCCGGCGTCCGGCGAAGCGGCGGCCCCGGGGTCCGATTCGGCCGGAACGGGCGCGGGATCGGGCGAATCCAAATCTCCGTCGCCCGCATCGCCCTCGCCTGCGTCGTCGCTCGCGCCGGCGGCCGGCTGGGAGGCGGACGAGCAGCCCTCCGCCGTTTACTACGAAATTTTCGTCCGATCGTTTTACGACAGCGACGGGGACGGCATCGGGGATTTGAACGGAGTCGCCGAGAAGCTCGACTATTTGGGCGAATTGGGCGTCGGCGGCATCTGGCTCATGCCGATCAACGCTTCGCCGAGCTACCACGGCTACGACGTGACGGACTATTATGCCGTTCACTCCGATTACGGGACGTTGGAGGATTTCCGCCATTTGCTCGAAGCGGCGCACGCGCGGGGCATCAAGGTCATTATGGACCTCGTCGTCAACCATACGAGCAGCGAGCATCCGTGGTTCAAGGAGGCGCTGGCCGATCCCGACAGCCCTTACCGCAGCTGGTATACGATCCGCCCGTCGGCCGAAAAGACGCCTTCCGACAACGCGGCCTCTTCCGGAAGCCCCTGGCATGATGCCGGCAACGAAAAGTACCTCGGCATTTTCTGGGGCGGGATGCCGGATCTGAATTTCGACGAGCCGGCCGTTCGCGAGGAAATGATCGAGATCGGCCGTTTTTGGCTGGAGCAGGGCGTCGACGGCTTCCGGCTGGACGCGGCCAAGCATATTTACGGGGATTTCGCCTCGACCGTGCATTCGGAGGAGGTCGCCGCGAAAAACAAAGCGTGGTGGCAGGAGTTCCGGAAGGGGCTTCGCGAAACAAATCCGGATGCGTACCTGGTCGGCGAGATTTGGGACTCGACGTCGATGATCGCGCCGCTGCTCGATCGGGCGCTCGATTCCGGATTCAACTTCGATCTGGCGGGACGCATTCTCGACGCGGCGCAAGGGGAACGGGACCCGGATGTCGCGTTCGGATTGAAGCGGGTGTACGGGGCGTACGGCAAAGCCTCGGGCGGCGCGTTCACGGACGCCGTCTTTCTCGCCAACCACGACCAGAACCGCGTCATGAGCGTGCTCGGCGGAAACGCGGACCGGGCAAGGATGGCGGCGGCGGTGCTGCTTACGCTGCCGGGCAACCCGTTTCTGTACTACGGCGAGGAGATCGGCATGCTCGGCATGAAGCCGGACGAAGCGATCCGCGAGCCGATGCTTTGGTACGAGGGAGCGGAGGGCGGCCCGGGGCAGACGTCCTGGCAAACGCCGCGATACAGCAAGCCGGGGACGGTTTCCGTCGAAGCGCAGGAGCGGGACGAGCGGTCGCTGCTGCGTCATTACCGGACGCTGATCGGGTGGCGCAACGAGCTTCCCGAGCTGAGGGACGGGGATATCGACGAATATAAAACCGGCAACCCGAAGCTCGGCGCGTTTATCCGCAAAACGGGCGATTCCCGCGTGCTCGTCGTGCACAATATGTCGGGCGAGCCGCAGGAGGCCGAGCTTGCGCCGTCGGGGCTATACGGCAGCTTTCAGAAAATCGAGCGGCAGACGGGCGGCGAAACGGACACGGCTGCCCTTGACGGCACGACGCTCCGGCTTGCGCCCTACAGCTCGGTCGTCCTCCGGTAG
- a CDS encoding sugar ABC transporter substrate-binding protein — protein sequence MRKWIGILLASTMVFALAACGGNNGNSQPSASASPSATASESSSPSASPDASESAAPELTPEPGASLMIWEDENQRIFIEEMAKEFEAQYGVPVKFEKVPPTDQVTKLTTDGPAGIAADVVVFPHDQIGRAATAGLVLPNDVFEEETKTGNQENAVNAVTFEDVIYGYPYTVETYALIYNKALIPEAPKTFEEIIEFAKTFNDPKNNKYAIMWELQQFYYNFAFLGTTGGYMFGDNNTNKDDIGLNNEGAVKGGQFLQRLQKEVLPVKTGDVNYDIKKGLFTAGTLAMDINGPWALTDYRNAGIDFGVAPMPTIDGNTFNSLSGVKAYYVNAFSQYPNAAKLFARFLSSKEAQLKNFELNGILPSNKDAAADPKVSGDAVTIAYLEQFANSTTMPAIPEMGSVWNPITAGITEIWDEGKDVKTTLDKAVQQIKEGIASTQ from the coding sequence ATGAGGAAATGGATCGGTATTTTGCTTGCGAGTACGATGGTATTCGCTCTTGCGGCATGCGGAGGAAACAACGGCAACAGCCAGCCTTCGGCTTCCGCGTCTCCGTCCGCCACCGCTTCGGAATCGTCTTCGCCGTCCGCGTCGCCCGATGCAAGCGAATCCGCGGCGCCGGAGCTTACGCCGGAGCCGGGCGCGAGCCTTATGATTTGGGAAGACGAAAACCAGCGGATTTTCATCGAGGAAATGGCGAAGGAATTCGAAGCGCAATACGGCGTTCCGGTCAAGTTCGAAAAGGTTCCGCCGACCGACCAGGTGACGAAGCTGACGACCGACGGTCCGGCCGGCATCGCCGCCGACGTCGTCGTGTTCCCTCACGATCAGATCGGGCGCGCGGCTACCGCCGGCCTCGTCTTGCCGAACGACGTTTTCGAGGAAGAAACGAAAACCGGCAACCAGGAAAACGCGGTTAACGCCGTTACGTTCGAAGACGTGATCTACGGCTACCCGTACACGGTCGAGACGTACGCCCTCATCTACAACAAGGCGCTCATTCCGGAAGCTCCCAAGACGTTCGAGGAAATCATCGAATTCGCCAAAACGTTCAACGACCCGAAAAACAACAAATACGCGATCATGTGGGAACTGCAGCAATTTTATTACAACTTTGCGTTCCTCGGCACGACCGGCGGCTACATGTTCGGCGACAACAACACGAACAAGGACGATATCGGCCTGAACAACGAAGGCGCAGTCAAAGGCGGACAATTCCTGCAAAGGCTGCAAAAGGAAGTTCTCCCGGTCAAAACGGGCGACGTCAACTACGATATCAAAAAAGGCCTCTTTACCGCAGGCACGCTGGCAATGGACATCAACGGTCCTTGGGCGCTTACCGATTACCGGAATGCCGGCATCGATTTCGGCGTCGCTCCGATGCCGACGATCGACGGCAACACCTTCAATTCGCTCTCCGGGGTTAAAGCTTACTACGTCAACGCGTTCTCGCAATATCCGAACGCCGCCAAGCTGTTCGCCCGGTTCCTCTCCAGCAAGGAAGCGCAGCTGAAAAACTTCGAGCTGAACGGCATTCTTCCATCCAACAAGGATGCGGCCGCAGATCCGAAGGTAAGCGGCGACGCCGTCACGATCGCGTACCTCGAGCAATTCGCGAACTCGACGACGATGCCGGCCATTCCGGAAATGGGCAGCGTCTGGAATCCGATCACGGCGGGCATTACCGAGATCTGGGACGAAGGCAAGGACGTCAAGACGACGCTGGACAAAGCGGTTCAGCAAATCAAGGAAGGCATCGCTTCGACGCAATAA
- a CDS encoding glycoside hydrolase family 15 protein gives MSNKPYLIDAIVGNGRMLGSLGRTGRLYRLWWPHIDHPQHVDAIRTGIRLSGADSAATWFDDAADGWEHRIAYEPGTNIVRTEASRNGFPLSVLQRDFSLPEGDVHVRHYTFTNETAGEVSFRFVWYSSFHVNESPLYNTTTFREDADAIVHFHKRSFFAVSGANVCAEFQCGSAWEAAVRGELNGNAIDMRPDGAMAWDLKLKGGESATLPVYIAAGTTMPEALLRLAETKERPVSQWLEATRIYWHSELRGARPCPGGDRALAELYERSVLMFKLMSDSQTGSLLAAPEADESFSRCGGYSFCWGRDAAFITTALDRTGLTEASRRFYEWTLSAQEADGSWQQRHYHDGSLAPSWGLQIDEGGSIVWGMWQHYAATGDESFARRMWPTVAKGAAFLAGFVDPDTGLPKPSVDLWEERDAEHTYSAAAVSAGLRAASSFARLMGDDDSAAAWERMADRIAEAIENDCWNEAEGSFYRGLHLKVGREEYERAVARGAEGGVEHTAKGYPVYRLKYDPTVDISLLGVSTPFGVLPPEHDYMRRQADAIERKLTSPVVGGIKRYENDPYIGGNPWILTTLWLAHYRTEIGQYEEARKLLRWAIDHRTETGLLPEQVDKASGAPAWIVPLTWSHAMFVLAVDKLAAAGELAEVGETSRAGYPADA, from the coding sequence ATGTCCAACAAACCTTATCTGATCGACGCCATCGTCGGCAACGGCCGGATGCTCGGTTCGCTGGGGCGGACCGGCCGGCTGTACCGCCTGTGGTGGCCCCATATCGACCATCCCCAGCACGTAGATGCGATTCGGACCGGCATCCGGCTTTCCGGAGCCGATTCCGCCGCGACCTGGTTCGACGATGCCGCGGACGGCTGGGAGCATCGAATCGCCTACGAACCCGGCACCAATATCGTCCGGACCGAGGCGAGCCGCAACGGCTTCCCTCTCTCCGTCCTGCAGCGGGATTTTTCGCTTCCCGAAGGAGACGTTCACGTGCGCCATTATACGTTCACGAACGAGACGGCCGGCGAGGTCTCGTTCCGTTTCGTCTGGTATTCTTCTTTTCACGTCAACGAAAGCCCCTTGTACAACACGACGACGTTCCGCGAAGACGCGGATGCGATCGTTCACTTCCATAAGCGGTCTTTTTTTGCCGTCTCGGGCGCAAACGTTTGCGCGGAATTTCAATGCGGTTCCGCCTGGGAAGCGGCGGTTCGCGGAGAGTTGAACGGCAACGCGATCGACATGCGGCCGGACGGGGCGATGGCTTGGGATTTGAAGCTGAAAGGCGGCGAAAGCGCCACTCTTCCAGTCTACATCGCGGCGGGAACGACGATGCCGGAGGCGCTGCTGCGGCTGGCGGAGACGAAGGAAAGGCCGGTTTCGCAATGGCTGGAGGCGACCCGCATCTACTGGCACTCCGAGCTGCGCGGGGCGCGGCCGTGCCCGGGCGGCGACAGGGCGCTTGCGGAGCTGTACGAACGGTCCGTTCTCATGTTCAAGCTGATGTCCGACTCGCAGACCGGCAGCCTGCTTGCCGCTCCCGAGGCGGACGAGAGCTTTTCCCGCTGCGGCGGCTATTCGTTCTGCTGGGGGCGCGACGCGGCGTTCATCACGACGGCGCTCGACCGGACCGGGCTGACGGAAGCGTCCCGGCGCTTCTACGAATGGACGCTGAGCGCGCAGGAGGCGGACGGGTCCTGGCAGCAGCGCCATTACCACGACGGCAGCCTCGCTCCCTCGTGGGGACTGCAGATCGACGAAGGCGGCTCCATTGTCTGGGGGATGTGGCAGCATTACGCCGCAACCGGCGACGAAAGCTTCGCCCGCCGCATGTGGCCGACCGTGGCCAAGGGCGCGGCGTTTCTCGCCGGCTTCGTCGACCCGGACACCGGCCTTCCGAAGCCGAGCGTCGACCTGTGGGAGGAGCGCGACGCCGAGCACACGTATTCGGCGGCCGCCGTCTCCGCGGGGCTGCGCGCCGCGTCCTCGTTCGCCCGGCTGATGGGGGACGACGATTCGGCCGCGGCCTGGGAGCGGATGGCGGACCGCATCGCCGAAGCGATCGAGAACGATTGCTGGAACGAGGCGGAAGGCAGCTTTTACCGCGGGCTTCATCTGAAGGTCGGCCGCGAGGAGTACGAGCGCGCCGTCGCCCGCGGCGCGGAAGGCGGCGTCGAGCATACGGCAAAGGGCTATCCCGTATACCGGCTGAAATACGATCCGACGGTCGACATCAGCTTGCTCGGCGTCTCGACCCCGTTCGGCGTGCTGCCTCCGGAGCACGACTACATGCGGCGGCAGGCCGATGCGATCGAGCGCAAGCTGACCTCGCCCGTCGTCGGAGGGATCAAACGGTATGAGAACGATCCATACATCGGGGGCAATCCGTGGATTTTGACGACGTTGTGGCTCGCCCACTACCGGACCGAGATCGGACAATACGAGGAGGCGCGCAAGCTGCTGCGCTGGGCGATCGATCACCGCACCGAAACCGGCCTGCTGCCCGAACAGGTTGACAAAGCCAGCGGAGCTCCGGCATGGATCGTCCCCCTCACCTGGTCGCACGCCATGTTCGTTCTGGCGGTCGACAAGCTCGCCGCCGCCGGCGAGCTTGCGGAGGTCGGCGAGACGTCCAGGGCGGGATATCCGGCCGACGCCTGA
- a CDS encoding LacI family DNA-binding transcriptional regulator, whose product MAKKPTLRDVAREAGVSVATVSYVLNNVTNQTIPQETRNRVYEAAEKLNYIQNLTARSLSVGRTNLLGALLVAEESDLVSKHISYGKFIDRLERLSNDRNYHLMVSRIDPGKPNFAIIAERKLDGVFVIDASEDSFYAVSEKFPFGSPVVLIDSIVDDPLFRHVSPDFDGLFELAGEIAGKGRPFAVIHERYHNRTIAKAIRDASGLGDEAILAADGDAGAIEAFIGKHRDKPLVVFNEFLALRLMKFADPDGMIVVCTSDCPEYLPERTGKIVPDADKARAATDIMHALLQEPYDAAGLGGKLTFRLP is encoded by the coding sequence TTGGCCAAAAAACCGACACTTCGCGACGTGGCCCGGGAAGCCGGCGTTTCCGTCGCTACCGTCAGCTATGTGCTGAACAACGTAACGAACCAGACGATCCCGCAGGAGACGCGCAACCGCGTCTACGAAGCGGCCGAAAAGCTGAACTATATCCAGAACCTGACCGCCCGTTCCCTGTCCGTCGGCCGGACGAACCTGCTCGGCGCGCTTCTTGTCGCCGAAGAGAGCGATCTCGTCTCCAAGCATATCAGCTACGGCAAATTCATCGACCGGCTCGAGAGGCTCAGCAACGACCGGAACTACCATCTGATGGTGTCCCGCATCGACCCGGGCAAGCCGAATTTCGCGATCATTGCCGAGCGCAAGCTGGACGGGGTCTTCGTCATCGACGCCAGCGAGGACTCCTTTTATGCCGTTTCCGAAAAATTTCCGTTCGGCTCGCCGGTCGTGCTGATCGACAGCATCGTCGACGATCCGCTGTTCCGGCACGTATCGCCCGATTTCGACGGGCTGTTCGAGCTTGCCGGCGAAATCGCGGGCAAAGGCCGCCCGTTCGCCGTCATCCACGAGCGTTACCATAACCGGACGATCGCCAAGGCAATTCGCGATGCGAGCGGACTCGGCGATGAGGCGATTCTGGCGGCGGACGGAGACGCCGGCGCGATCGAAGCCTTTATCGGCAAACACCGGGACAAGCCGCTCGTCGTGTTCAACGAATTTCTGGCCCTGCGCCTGATGAAGTTCGCCGACCCGGACGGCATGATCGTCGTGTGCACCTCCGATTGCCCGGAATATTTGCCGGAGCGGACCGGGAAAATCGTGCCGGATGCGGACAAGGCCCGCGCGGCGACGGACATCATGCACGCGCTGCTTCAGGAGCCGTACGACGCGGCCGGGCTTGGCGGCAAGCTGACGTTCCGGCTTCCTTGA
- a CDS encoding sugar ABC transporter permease, producing the protein MNKRKSKVRLTLSYIVLIAIAVVSIYPVLWVVLSSLRPGAALYAESMWPSQFTIEHYRELFTNKSFPYGTWYLNTLKIATLSMIFSTILVTLGMYSLSRFRFRGRKSALTVMLVLGMFPSFMSMIALYIILLQLKLLDTHAALVIVYSAGAVLGGFIVKGFFDTIPRSLDEAARIDGASHFKVFTRIMLPLSRPMLTYVALTSFTGAWVDFIFARLVLRTKEKWTLAVGMWDLVNSYQNSNFTLFAAGSVLIAIPITLLFIFLQRFLVQGLTSGASKG; encoded by the coding sequence ATGAACAAGCGGAAAAGCAAAGTCCGGCTGACGCTCAGCTACATCGTCCTGATCGCCATCGCGGTCGTCTCGATCTATCCCGTGCTGTGGGTCGTGCTTTCCTCGCTGCGGCCGGGAGCCGCGCTGTATGCCGAAAGCATGTGGCCGAGCCAGTTTACGATCGAGCATTACCGCGAGCTGTTCACGAACAAGTCGTTCCCGTACGGGACGTGGTATTTGAACACGCTCAAAATCGCGACTCTGTCGATGATTTTCTCCACGATTCTGGTCACGCTCGGCATGTATTCGCTGTCGCGCTTCCGCTTTCGCGGCCGGAAGTCGGCGCTTACGGTCATGCTCGTGCTCGGCATGTTCCCCAGCTTCATGAGCATGATCGCGCTTTACATCATTTTGCTGCAGCTCAAGCTGCTGGATACGCACGCGGCGCTCGTCATCGTATATTCGGCCGGCGCGGTGCTGGGCGGCTTCATCGTCAAGGGCTTCTTCGACACGATTCCGCGCAGTCTCGACGAGGCGGCCCGGATTGACGGAGCGAGCCACTTCAAGGTGTTTACCCGCATCATGCTTCCGCTGTCCCGTCCGATGCTGACTTACGTTGCGCTGACGAGCTTCACCGGCGCCTGGGTCGACTTTATTTTCGCCCGCCTCGTGCTGCGGACGAAGGAGAAATGGACGCTCGCCGTCGGCATGTGGGATCTCGTCAACAGCTACCAGAACAGCAATTTTACGCTGTTTGCCGCGGGCTCGGTGCTGATCGCCATCCCGATTACGCTGCTGTTCATCTTCCTTCAGCGCTTTCTCGTGCAGGGGCTTACGTCGGGGGCGTCCAAAGGATGA
- a CDS encoding alpha/beta hydrolase-fold protein, with protein sequence MTDGGSRIVSIPDVRATRLNNAREIRVYLPPGYDRDPSKRYPAVYMHVGQHAFESRKRSGESWNMHKVLDRLIGEERIEGVLLVAVDHVAEEGRASFFTIRAFTRSGAWGKRTSIF encoded by the coding sequence TTGACCGACGGAGGTTCGCGAATCGTCTCCATCCCGGACGTGAGGGCGACGAGACTGAACAACGCCCGGGAAATCCGGGTCTATTTGCCGCCCGGTTATGATCGCGACCCGAGCAAGCGGTATCCGGCCGTTTACATGCATGTCGGCCAGCACGCGTTCGAATCGAGAAAAAGGTCCGGCGAATCGTGGAACATGCACAAGGTGCTGGACCGGCTGATCGGAGAGGAGCGAATCGAGGGCGTGCTGCTTGTCGCCGTCGACCATGTGGCCGAGGAGGGGCGAGCGAGTTTTTTCACGATTCGTGCGTTCACCCGATCCGGTGCCTGGGGGAAGCGTACGAGCATTTTTTGA
- a CDS encoding alpha/beta hydrolase → MIHELKPLIDRTFRTKPEPEHTALIGASAAGISAYTIGLRNPGIFGKIAALSPYFVHVDPLTLEEKRQYRPYPIAPGQQVWIDIGGAEGFFMPRHVRQVAVEWLEAGIGQGERFHFYHEPEAAHSETDWGGRAHLPLIRFFGKKGEPVRAALYGPDTVGIEGAAECLNAVVELSNGLAFSDLRGTYEVDRPDVLEVKPDGTIVPKAPGAATIRYRNGKAEAWRECRVVERLDPYVHADIEIEVPESTPPDSRIYATFEVPKIRDALYGGRVRLPRGFNLRFMITRGYGRDEADAGFRPAPLRRLSAFSDCKVRFKVDNWMDLMPGAERGKGEAGW, encoded by the coding sequence TTGATCCATGAGCTGAAGCCGCTGATCGACCGGACGTTTCGGACGAAGCCGGAGCCGGAGCATACCGCCCTGATCGGGGCGTCCGCGGCGGGCATTTCCGCGTACACGATCGGGCTGCGGAATCCCGGTATTTTCGGCAAAATCGCGGCGCTGTCCCCCTATTTTGTCCACGTCGATCCGCTCACGCTGGAGGAAAAGCGGCAGTACCGGCCCTATCCGATCGCCCCGGGGCAGCAAGTTTGGATCGACATCGGGGGAGCGGAAGGATTTTTCATGCCCCGCCACGTGCGCCAGGTCGCCGTGGAGTGGCTGGAGGCGGGCATCGGGCAGGGCGAGAGGTTCCATTTCTATCACGAACCGGAAGCGGCGCACTCGGAGACCGATTGGGGCGGGCGAGCCCATTTGCCGCTGATCCGCTTTTTCGGAAAAAAGGGCGAGCCCGTTCGCGCAGCGCTTTACGGGCCGGATACGGTCGGCATCGAGGGAGCGGCGGAATGTCTGAACGCGGTGGTCGAGCTTTCGAACGGCCTCGCGTTCAGCGATTTGCGGGGGACGTACGAGGTCGACCGCCCCGACGTGCTCGAGGTGAAGCCGGACGGAACGATCGTGCCGAAAGCGCCGGGCGCGGCGACGATCCGGTACCGCAACGGAAAAGCGGAGGCTTGGCGAGAGTGCCGGGTCGTGGAACGGCTCGACCCTTACGTGCACGCGGACATCGAAATCGAGGTTCCCGAATCGACGCCGCCCGATTCCCGCATTTACGCGACGTTCGAGGTGCCGAAAATTCGCGATGCGCTGTACGGGGGCCGGGTGCGGCTGCCGAGAGGCTTTAATCTGCGCTTCATGATTACGCGCGGATACGGCCGGGACGAGGCGGATGCCGGCTTCAGGCCCGCTCCGCTCCGCAGGTTGTCCGCGTTCAGCGATTGCAAGGTCCGGTTCAAGGTGGACAATTGGATGGATCTGATGCCGGGTGCGGAAAGGGGGAAGGGCGAAGCCGGCTGGTAG
- a CDS encoding carbohydrate ABC transporter permease has protein sequence MKQHRTTATVLSILVQGLGQIYNGQRIKGIVLLLIEALGLIYLIPRLGDAIWGLVTLGETTQRFEKVNNSTQLVPGDHSIFLMLDGLIVVFVFLLFIAAYVLNVQDAYRTGALRDEGAELKSFKQSYQSLSGKYFPYYMLSVPAIGVLFFTIMPIIFTILLAFTNYSAPDHIPPAKLIDWVGFKTFKDLLFLKSWSNTFFGVLLWTIVWAVVATVTTYFGGVLVALLIEQRGIRFKKLWRTIFILPYAVPQLISLLIMKNLFNGQFGPINQYFRAFGLEGLPWLTDPFWAKVTVIVVNMWLGIPVSMVLILGVLTAIPKDLYEAAEVDGASPFQKFRIITMPFILFATTPVLIMQFAGNINNFNVIFLLTNGGPIKGDYQFAGATDLLVTWLYKLTLDNSKFNVASAIGIIIFLMIASFSIWNFRRSRSFKEEDMIQ, from the coding sequence ATGAAACAGCATCGTACAACCGCGACCGTACTGTCCATTCTGGTGCAGGGGCTCGGTCAAATTTACAACGGGCAGCGGATTAAAGGCATCGTTTTGCTGCTGATCGAAGCGCTGGGCCTTATTTATTTGATTCCGCGTCTGGGCGACGCGATCTGGGGTCTCGTCACGCTCGGAGAGACGACCCAGAGATTCGAGAAGGTCAACAATTCCACGCAACTGGTGCCGGGCGACCACTCGATTTTTCTCATGCTCGACGGCTTGATCGTCGTGTTCGTTTTCCTTTTGTTTATCGCGGCGTACGTGTTGAACGTTCAAGACGCCTATAGAACGGGCGCGCTTCGGGACGAGGGCGCCGAGCTGAAAAGCTTCAAACAGTCCTATCAAAGCCTGTCGGGCAAATATTTTCCGTATTACATGCTGTCCGTTCCGGCCATCGGCGTTCTGTTTTTTACGATCATGCCGATCATATTCACGATACTTCTGGCGTTTACGAACTATTCGGCGCCTGACCATATCCCTCCGGCCAAGCTCATCGACTGGGTCGGCTTCAAGACGTTCAAGGACCTGCTGTTTCTGAAAAGCTGGAGCAATACGTTTTTCGGCGTGCTGCTCTGGACGATCGTGTGGGCGGTCGTGGCGACCGTGACAACGTATTTCGGCGGCGTACTCGTCGCCTTGCTCATCGAACAGCGGGGAATCCGGTTCAAAAAGCTGTGGCGCACCATCTTCATTTTGCCTTACGCGGTGCCCCAGCTCATTTCGCTGCTGATCATGAAAAATCTGTTCAACGGCCAGTTCGGCCCGATCAACCAGTATTTCCGGGCGTTCGGTCTCGAAGGCCTGCCGTGGCTGACCGATCCGTTCTGGGCGAAGGTGACGGTCATCGTCGTCAACATGTGGCTCGGCATTCCGGTCAGCATGGTGCTCATCCTCGGCGTCCTGACGGCGATCCCGAAGGATTTGTACGAAGCGGCCGAGGTGGACGGCGCCAGCCCCTTCCAAAAGTTCCGCATCATTACGATGCCGTTCATCCTGTTCGCGACGACTCCGGTGCTTATTATGCAATTCGCGGGAAACATCAACAACTTCAACGTCATTTTCCTGCTGACGAACGGCGGTCCGATCAAGGGCGACTACCAGTTTGCGGGGGCGACCGACCTGCTCGTCACCTGGCTCTACAAGCTGACGCTCGACAACAGCAAGTTCAACGTCGCTTCGGCGATCGGCATTATCATTTTCCTGATGATCGCTTCGTTCTCCATCTGGAATTTCCGGCGGTCTCGGTCGTTTAAAGAGGAGGACATGATCCAATGA